CTGCTCAGCGCCGCGGCGCGGCTCCTGGAGCAGGACCCCTCGCTGCGCGGCCGGATGGTCGTCCCGGTGGTCGGCGGCCCGAGCGGCAGCGGCCTGGCCAAGCCGGAGCAGCTGCAGAAGCTGGCGGCCCGGCTCGGGATCGCGGACATCGTGCGCTTCCACCCGCCGGTGGGCCAGGACAGGCTGGCCGACTGGTTCCGTGCCGCGTCGGTCCTCGTCATGCCCTCGTACAGCGAGTCCTTCGGCCTGGTCGCGATCGAGGCGCAGGCGGCGGGCACGCCGGTCGTCGCGGCGGCGGTCGGCGGGCTGCCCGTGGCCGTACGGGACGAGGTGACCGGTTTCCTCGTGCAGGGGCACGACCCGGGGGACTACGCGCGGGCGCTCGGCCGGTTCGTGGCGGACCCGTCGCTGTCGGCGCGGATGGGCGAGGCGGCGGCGCTGCACGCGGGTTCCTTCGGCTGGGACACGGCGGCCTCGGGCACGGCGGACGTGTACACGGCCGCCATGCACGACCACCGGCTGCGGGAGAACCGCCGTCGCGTACGCTCGCACCATGGCTGAGACCGAGGTCGTCCGGCGGATCGTCGAGGACACGTTCAAGGACGCGGAGCTGGACTGGGAGTCCCCGGAGCCCGGCTCGTACGTCGTGAAGCTCCCGGGCACGCGGAAGCTGTTCACCACCCTGTCGCTGCGGGTGGGCCGCCACTCGGTCTCCCTCAACGCCTTCGTCATCCGACACCCGGACGAGAACGAGGCGGGGGTCCACCGCTGGCTCCTCGAACGCAACCTCAAGCTGTACGGGGTGAGTTACGCGGTCGACGCCCTCGGCGACGTCTACCTCGCCGGCAAGCTCCCGCTGGCCGCGGTCACCCCGGAGGAGCTGGACCGGCTGCTCGGCTCGGTCCTGGAGGCGGCGGACGGCGACTTCAACACCCTCCTGGAGCTGGGCTTCGCGTCGGCGATCCGCCGGGAGTACGAGTGGCGGGTCTCGCGCGGCGAGTCGACCCGGAACCTGGACGCCTTCAAGAACCTGACACAGAAGCCGACGCGCTGACCCCTTCCCGCGAGGGCCCCCTGCTGCCCTGTCCGTCCCGCGAAGCTGTACGAGGCCCAGCGGGCGCTCGGTCGGGAGTGACGGTGGTGCTCCGGTAGCGGCCCGGCGTCGTGCCGAACTCGCGGCGGAAGGCGTGGGAGAGGGCGTACGGGGAGGCGTAGCCGACGTGGCGGGCGACGGTCGCCAGGGGGGCTTCGGTGTCACGGAGCAGGGCGGCGGCGCGGGTCAGCCGCCACCAGGTGAGGTACGCCATCGGGGGCCGGCCCACCAGGGTGGTGAAGCGGCGGGCCAGGGTCGGGCGGGAGACGCCCGCCTCGGCCGCGAGCCGGTCGACGGTCCAGGGCGC
This is a stretch of genomic DNA from Streptomyces sp. R44. It encodes these proteins:
- a CDS encoding YbjN domain-containing protein, producing the protein MAETEVVRRIVEDTFKDAELDWESPEPGSYVVKLPGTRKLFTTLSLRVGRHSVSLNAFVIRHPDENEAGVHRWLLERNLKLYGVSYAVDALGDVYLAGKLPLAAVTPEELDRLLGSVLEAADGDFNTLLELGFASAIRREYEWRVSRGESTRNLDAFKNLTQKPTR